GATTTATCTTCGGGGGCACCGTTATAATTAATGGTAATTTCTTCATTAGCCGGAATATCCCTGAGCGCCACGAACTCCAGCATCTGATCATCCAGATCAATACGATAGAGGGCATTAGGCGTATAGGAATGGTTATAGATAGAGCCAAACCCCAGGGCAATGGCACCATCCTTCTGATCCTCACCCCAGCAGAAGTAGTAATTGAATAACATCGTACTGTCGAGCAAAGCCGTTTCTTCTTCGGGTATCACCAGCATTTCACAGCGCTCAATTACCTGATCCCGCTGAATCTTTTTGGAAGAGTATACACCCCGCCCCTTCGCATCCCTGGTGGCTACGTACAACATTATTCATTCCTTTTATTGTTATACTAAATACGTTTTATTTTCATCAGAAGCCCCAACCTGTTTGTTGCTAAACAAATGACTGAGTACTTATAATCCGCCCACTTCTAATCCTGCCACTTTTTTGTGACATTCCCAAGGTTCTCTACCATGAGCATTGAAAGCACCCTGCTGCAACGCTGCGACTCCAAATGCGAGCTGTGCACTGCCGACAAACATCTGGATATCTTTGAGGTCCCACCGGTCACTGAATCATCCGCTGACCGCTCAGTGATGATCTGTGAAACCTGCCGCACCCAGATCAGCCAGACAGAAAGTCTCGATACCAACCACTGGCGCTGCCTGCACGACAGCATCTGGAGTCCTTACCCTGCCGTTCAGGTAGTCGCCTGGCGTTTGCTGAATCAACTGTCCTCTGAAACCTGGGCTCAGGACTTGCTGGATCAGATGTATATGGATGAAGAAACCCAGGAGTGGGCAAAAGACGGTATACCAGAGGAAGACGACGATACGCCCCCAACACTGGACTGCAACGGCACCCGCCTTGAAGCAGGCGACACTGTTACCCTGATTAAAGATCTGGTCGTAAAAGGTGCCGGGTTTACAGCCAAGCGCGGAACAGCAGTTCGAAACATCTCCCTAACGTCCAATCCGGAACATATTGAAGGCCGTGTAAATGGTACCCGTGTCGTTCTGGTGAGCAGCTATATGAAAAAATCCTGACGTTATATATAGATCAACTATTGTATTCACCTGTTGCTCACAACAGGTGAACACAATGAAATGTTATCTACTGAGCGCTCATAACCATTCCAGACAAAATGGTCGTCACTTCCCGAATTCGCTGCTCAAAACTGGCCTTGCTGGCACGTTCATGAATCGTATGATCGCCATCACCAAAAGGACCAAACCCGTCCAGTGTCGGGACACCTGCTGAAGAAGCCACATTCGCATCACTGACCCCGCCGCGCTTTTCCACCGGCAGCGCATAGCCAAGCAGCCCCTCAATTTCATCCAGTAACTGCTGTTGTCCGGGCGAGCTTTCCATCACATCGCGCTGCAAGCCTCCTGACATTTTGACAGATACACCTTCGACCGAGGGCTTACTCAACAACTGATCAATAGCTGCCAGCACTCTGTCACGCTCAGAGCCACAGGTAAAGCGAAACTCAATCACCAGATGCGCGTGCGGAGAGACTGTATTGGCGCCAATACCACCCGACATTTTGCCCACATTCACCGTCGTACCCAATTCAAGATTTGTCAGGCTGGTCAGGTCAATCAGCATTTGAGCCGCCGCTAAATTGGCATCACAACCATCGGTATAATGATTACCGGCATGAGCGGCCTTGCCAGTAAAATCCAGATAAATAGTGGCAACACCTTTGCGGGCAATCACCACTTCGTTTCCGGCTCCCGCCGCTTCAAAAACAAGACAGGTATCGTATGCTTTCACCAACTCAGCGGTCAGGTGCTTACTGTCATCACTGCCGGTTTCTTCATCACTGACCAGCAACATATCAATATTGTGCAGGCCACCATATTGTTGATGCAGATTGCGCAATGCGTTCAGGGCAATCCAGTTGCCACCTTTCATATCACAGACACCCGGGCCATAAACCCAGCTGTCATCTTCTTTAAACTGTTCAAACGTACCTGCAGGAAACACGGTATCCAGATGCCCCAGCAACAGCACCTTTCGTCCATCCTGTTTCGGAGCAGTAAAATGCAGATGGTCACCTATCTGATTCCGTCGGTAGTGCGTTGTGTGATAACCCAGAGACTCCATCCATCGGGCAAAAACCCGACCATTTTCATCAACGCCGGGTTTATTTTTCGTATAGGAATTCAACGCAACAAGTGAAGCTAATTCTTTGAAATCCACTTTTTTAACAACCGTATGATCTTCTTAAATCCGTTTTGGACAAACAGCCATGGTCGTAAATATTAACCTTAAAAACAACAACGAGGGTAGTGACTGGATGTAAAAATCTGTTAATAAATTAAATATAAAAAAACATAATTAACAGGTTAACTTTCACTCTGAAAAGCGATATATTTCGATACCATCAGGTACAGCCAAACGACACCAACCACCTGTAATACATGGTCAGGCAAGATGGGTCGGCTGTTCTTTTGGGGGAAAGAAATAGTCTGATTACCAAACAACCAGATCAACATTTGCATAGCTCATCAACAAAAAAACAACCACTTGATGACAACGTTTGTTATCGGTTTTGTCCTGCATTTTATGCAATCGGCAACCAGCTATTACCTGGTCTGAGATAACTGAATCACAAATTACTCAGCATTGCAGGACACCACTATGTCTAAGTACACCGTTGGACTCTGGCTTTACCAGAATGGCGGAGGCGACGTCATCCAGCGAAAACTGATAGACCGGTTACGGGAACGGGATATCGGCGTTATTTCAGGGTTAAATCTTGCTCAGGCAATGGCACACGAGGGCTCCATCATATGTAACGGCGTGTTGATGGAAGATCTGGATCTGTTTTATACCTATAACGCAGGCCAGCAGACCCAGTACCAGATGTATCTCTATGAAATGCTGGATCGCTGCATTCCCATCATTAACAACTACAAAGCCTTCGCCCTGACCGAAGACAAATTCAAAACATCACACCTGTTAAGACGTCACGGTATTAATACACCGGATTATTGCCTGTGCCGTCATAACAATCTGGAAGCGCTGCGAGCGAGCATGTCTGACTGGGGAGGTCGGGCAGTGTACAAACCCACCGATGGCTGGGGCGGCACCGGCATCGTCAGGCTCGACAATGTCGATGCACTCGACATGCTCCAGCCGTTTATTAACCAGATTGATGTGCAGCACTTTTTTGTCGAGCGGTTTATTAAAAACGACCACACTGATTACCGCATTGATATCGTCGATGGCGAGTTCGTTGGCTGTTATGGCCGCAAAGCCCCGAAAGACGACTGGAAAACCAATATCACCAGCGGCGGCAGTGTCATTAAGCGAGAGCCTAATGATGAAGTCGTAAAACTTGCCCTGAAAGCAGCGGCCGTCACCGGACTGGAAATAGCCGGCGTTGACCTGATCTACGATCAGGAACGGGAAGAATACGTTGTACTGGAAGTGAACGGCATACCGGCCTTTGCTACACCGGACCAGGAAGAGTTCGGTCTGGATTTTAACGACCTCAAGATTGAAAAAATCACCAACCTGATTGAACGAAAAGTCACCGTCAACAAACTGCTGGACAAGACGCTGCAAAACAGCAGTGCCGCAGATAACACGGTGGAGGAGCTGGATCATGCCATCGGTTAAAGGAAAGCTGCCCACTATTGGCCTGCTGTATCTGGATCATGTAATGCGCTTTTTTGACCGGTCCAACTTCAGAGGCTGGCCGGATAAAATAGAAACCGTCGTTTATCACTGGGGCAATGACAAGCAACGCTTTATCAATGAAGTAAAGCGTAAAAAGATTGATGTGCTGATTGGCAATATTCCTGCCACGGCTTATGAAACCTTCAGGGAAATAGCCCGGGCTTTACCCGGGGTGACATTTATTCCGGACATGGACACCCAGTTTTCCAATAAGTCCAAGGAGAACGTCACTCATTTCTGTGAAAAATACAACCTGCCAGCACCGGCTACCCGAATTTTCTATGAACAGGATGAAGCCAGAGCCTTTCTGAGCACAACCCGGTTCCCGAAAATCATTAAACGCTCCTATGGTCCATCGAACTACGGTGGTTATTACGTTCATAAAGTGGACAGCGAAGCTGAAGCTCTGGAGTTGCTCACCGAGAAGCGCTATTACCCGGCCTATATTCAGGATTTCATTCCAATGAAGGCTGACATCCGGGTAATGCTGATTGGTCACAAACCCGTTTGCGCGTTCTGGCGACGCCCGCCCGAAGGCGAGTGGCTGACCAACACCTCTCAGGGTGGCAGCATGGACTACATGAATGTACCGGCAGAAGCACTGGAACTCGCGGTCAGGGCTTCCAAAGCGGCTAATGCCGAATACTGGGCGTGTGATATTGCCGTTAATTTTGACGATGAATACCGGATTCTGGAATGTGCAACAGCCTTTGCTGCCTTCCCTTACGTTCGGGACTGGATTGGCCAGTACCTGATGTGGAAACTGTCGTCTGGCACAATGCCCGGACCACATATTCCTTTGTATAACTGGGAAGAACTGGGCAAAATCTCGTCTTCGATTCTGCGCACCATGCGCTACATTACCTTTGGTCAGACAACTGATCTTCAGGCAATGACGGACACCTGTGAAACCTATGACGCTATGGACGACGATGGATATCCCGTTATCGATACTCATAACCGTTATCAGGAGGAGTGGCCCAGCGAACAATGGAACCGGCAGGACAACTATACACCTTCCTGTCGGGACAGCTATGCGTCTTCCCGCCAACCTGATCCTGTGCAAGCTGAAACACGGTTAGCAGAACAGCTGGCAGACACTGGTATTGAAGACACTGTTATTCCTGCTCCTATTGAAATAGAAGTATCGGAAATAACGCTTGAGCCCGAGCCAGTTACAGTCGAAGCTCCGGAAACGTCACCCTTTGATCTTTCTGAACAAAAGCTTGTAGAGGTACTTAGCGGAGCAAGAGGCATCAGTCAGGGGCTGGCACTGGATATCATCAACAACCTGGGAGCAGACAAGGTAGTCCATGCGCTGAGATACGAACCCAGCCAATTGATGACCGTCAGAAATATCAAGGCACGAAAGCTTGCTCACATCCTTAAGTCTTGGGAAAATCATCTTCAGAATTATTAACGTCGTTCGTCGTTTTGGTTCAGGAAAATAAAGCAGAGGCAACCATTAGGTTGTCTTTGCCCTTCAAAAATAACAAACCTGAGACCCTATGAAGCAACAATATATTTCGTACCGTGAAACCATCGAGTTTCTCAATAAAGCAATGGGGGAACACCCCGACCTGATTCGCCTGCAAAGCATTGGAGAAACCTGGGAAGGTCGCCCGATCATGCTGGTGACAATCTCTAACGATGTCGCCTATGCCAATGAAAAGCCGGCACTGCTCTACACCGGTACTATCCACGCACGAGAGTGGATAGGCATCGAGCTGGCCACCCAGTTTATTCAGTACGTTATTGACCACTACAAAACCAACCCGAAGCTGTTCAATGCATTAACCCGAAACACTCTGTACATGGTGCCCTGCCTGAACCCGGACGGTTTTGAATATTCCCGCCGCCATTTCTCCTTCTGGCGCAAAAACCGAAGAGACAACGGCGATGGTACCTTCGGTGTGGATCTGAACCGCAACTTCTCGGTGCGCTTTAAAAAAAGTCAGGATACCAGTTCCAATATTTACGGCGGGCCGGAAGCTTTCTCGGAGCCGGAAACCCGGGCTATCAAAGATTTTGTAGATACTCATCCCAATATCACCATTGCCCTCGATTATCATTCTCAGGGTAATGTGTTCTTTCCGGCACATAAGTTTAATCACGAAGAAGAAATAGAAGGCACTGACCTTAACCAGCTCAGCGCCAACATGGCCAGCGAGATCAGTAAGGTAACAGGCCGCCAGTACGGCATTCATAGGGGCAAGCCACCACTCAACCTTATACACGGCAGTGGGCGTGAGTATTATTACAACAGAGGTATCCTTGCCACTGTCGTAGAAGTAGGCACCCGAAACATTCCTGACTACCTGATCAATATGAAACAGAGCGTGGATGAAAACATTCCTGCTGTTCTTTACGCTCTGGAGTCAGCCATAAACTATTCATCAAAAGCACCAGCAAGGGTCTCTGACTTCCGGGCAGAGCAAATTGGTACTAATGAAGTGCATTTGAAATGGGAGCACACAAGCCAGTCAGACTGTTTCTTTGAAGTTTATCGAACCCCTTCTCCCAAACACCCATGCACCAATGCTAACCGTATAGCCATCACCCGCGCACACTTCCACAAAGACATTCAGCTCAACAGCGGTAAACGCTATTTTTATACAGTCAGGGCAGTGGACCGGGCCAGTGGCATCAAATCCCCGTTTACCCCCGCACTGAAGCTCAAAACTCAGCTAAACAGTGATGAGTTTTCACACACCCTGTTTCCGGCAAAAACCGATGTCGGTTATGTGGGTGAAAAAACCACCTCCCTCAACAGCAAACACTTCGGGCACAACTCCCTGTTTGTCGGCATCAACGAGAACAAAGGGCACTGCCTCGGCGTTATTGCTTACAATCTGGAAAACCTGCCTGCTGATACGCACATCAAAACCGCACGTTTTTCTCTTTATCCGATGAACCGCGTGAACGCGAAAATCGAGAAATACGGTGAATGGTCAGTATCCATTATCGACGCCAGTGAGATAAGCGACATCACCAGCTATGAACAAATTGCTAACGCAACGGTTATCCAGACGTTGGGTGACACTATTCCCTCCGATCAGCTGACTCAGGGAATTTGGACAGAATGGGACTTCACCGGTATCGAGCGGCGTATTCTTCAGCAACAAATAACCTCTGGTCGAATCATTCTTCGCATTGAAGGCCCCGATTCTCTGCCGAGAGGCCACGATTCCCAGATAATGCAGTTTGATATCGGCTATGGTCGCTTTGGCGCAGGTATTCATTATCGTCCTAATCTGGAGATCATCTACACACGAAATAGCCAGCAGCTGAATCTGGAGCCGGATAGCCTGTACACCATAGCCCGGGAAGACGTCATTGAGGGCGAGCTGAAGTCAGGCTTTGATAATCATGGCGACAAAGTGTATGGGCACCTCAGCTTTAATCTTGATCAGCTACCTGATCCGGAAAAGACCGTTGTCACCGAAGCCTATGTGGAACTGAAAGCAAAGAACCGGCTAAAAACCCGCAAGGATATTCGCTTTACCATTGAGATGGCCGAGCTGGAAGAACTGGCCTACGACGATGTTCTGAATCGTCAGCAAATAGAATACCTTGGCTATGAAGTCAGCAATACCGACCTGAAAGCCAGCCCTGCCCACTGTTTCATGTTCGACAGCTACTGTCGTCAGATTCTGGAGCAGTTGCACAGCCGCAATATGCCTGTATACCTGATTGTTCGCCCGACCACACCCAGCCAGGAACGCAACGCTATCATTGACTGGCATGGAAAAGGTGAAAACTGGCAGGCAAAGCTCGTCATCAAATACATCGAACGTCGCAAAAAGCCGCTACCGG
Above is a window of Endozoicomonas montiporae CL-33 DNA encoding:
- a CDS encoding SET domain-containing protein translates to MLYVATRDAKGRGVYSSKKIQRDQVIERCEMLVIPEEETALLDSTMLFNYYFCWGEDQKDGAIALGFGSIYNHSYTPNALYRIDLDDQMLEFVALRDIPANEEITINYNGAPEDKSPLWNAEEIKWIE
- a CDS encoding ATP-grasp domain-containing protein; this encodes MPSVKGKLPTIGLLYLDHVMRFFDRSNFRGWPDKIETVVYHWGNDKQRFINEVKRKKIDVLIGNIPATAYETFREIARALPGVTFIPDMDTQFSNKSKENVTHFCEKYNLPAPATRIFYEQDEARAFLSTTRFPKIIKRSYGPSNYGGYYVHKVDSEAEALELLTEKRYYPAYIQDFIPMKADIRVMLIGHKPVCAFWRRPPEGEWLTNTSQGGSMDYMNVPAEALELAVRASKAANAEYWACDIAVNFDDEYRILECATAFAAFPYVRDWIGQYLMWKLSSGTMPGPHIPLYNWEELGKISSSILRTMRYITFGQTTDLQAMTDTCETYDAMDDDGYPVIDTHNRYQEEWPSEQWNRQDNYTPSCRDSYASSRQPDPVQAETRLAEQLADTGIEDTVIPAPIEIEVSEITLEPEPVTVEAPETSPFDLSEQKLVEVLSGARGISQGLALDIINNLGADKVVHALRYEPSQLMTVRNIKARKLAHILKSWENHLQNY
- a CDS encoding PhnA domain-containing protein yields the protein MSIESTLLQRCDSKCELCTADKHLDIFEVPPVTESSADRSVMICETCRTQISQTESLDTNHWRCLHDSIWSPYPAVQVVAWRLLNQLSSETWAQDLLDQMYMDEETQEWAKDGIPEEDDDTPPTLDCNGTRLEAGDTVTLIKDLVVKGAGFTAKRGTAVRNISLTSNPEHIEGRVNGTRVVLVSSYMKKS
- a CDS encoding M14 family zinc carboxypeptidase, with translation MKQQYISYRETIEFLNKAMGEHPDLIRLQSIGETWEGRPIMLVTISNDVAYANEKPALLYTGTIHAREWIGIELATQFIQYVIDHYKTNPKLFNALTRNTLYMVPCLNPDGFEYSRRHFSFWRKNRRDNGDGTFGVDLNRNFSVRFKKSQDTSSNIYGGPEAFSEPETRAIKDFVDTHPNITIALDYHSQGNVFFPAHKFNHEEEIEGTDLNQLSANMASEISKVTGRQYGIHRGKPPLNLIHGSGREYYYNRGILATVVEVGTRNIPDYLINMKQSVDENIPAVLYALESAINYSSKAPARVSDFRAEQIGTNEVHLKWEHTSQSDCFFEVYRTPSPKHPCTNANRIAITRAHFHKDIQLNSGKRYFYTVRAVDRASGIKSPFTPALKLKTQLNSDEFSHTLFPAKTDVGYVGEKTTSLNSKHFGHNSLFVGINENKGHCLGVIAYNLENLPADTHIKTARFSLYPMNRVNAKIEKYGEWSVSIIDASEISDITSYEQIANATVIQTLGDTIPSDQLTQGIWTEWDFTGIERRILQQQITSGRIILRIEGPDSLPRGHDSQIMQFDIGYGRFGAGIHYRPNLEIIYTRNSQQLNLEPDSLYTIAREDVIEGELKSGFDNHGDKVYGHLSFNLDQLPDPEKTVVTEAYVELKAKNRLKTRKDIRFTIEMAELEELAYDDVLNRQQIEYLGYEVSNTDLKASPAHCFMFDSYCRQILEQLHSRNMPVYLIVRPTTPSQERNAIIDWHGKGENWQAKLVIKYIERRKKPLPAPTELTASIDRDSGRTRLTWKRPDDPDFVGCYVVRNRFHPPRSPLDGVKLYGGKDEYTLDDFGNPNIAKYYSVFSYDNVPNYSTPATVLFSLNEVIPISEDEDFETQEDEEERLSQSKESVEMEETSLSS
- a CDS encoding ATP-grasp domain-containing protein, with the protein product MSKYTVGLWLYQNGGGDVIQRKLIDRLRERDIGVISGLNLAQAMAHEGSIICNGVLMEDLDLFYTYNAGQQTQYQMYLYEMLDRCIPIINNYKAFALTEDKFKTSHLLRRHGINTPDYCLCRHNNLEALRASMSDWGGRAVYKPTDGWGGTGIVRLDNVDALDMLQPFINQIDVQHFFVERFIKNDHTDYRIDIVDGEFVGCYGRKAPKDDWKTNITSGGSVIKREPNDEVVKLALKAAAVTGLEIAGVDLIYDQEREEYVVLEVNGIPAFATPDQEEFGLDFNDLKIEKITNLIERKVTVNKLLDKTLQNSSAADNTVEELDHAIG
- a CDS encoding M20 family metallopeptidase — encoded protein: MDFKELASLVALNSYTKNKPGVDENGRVFARWMESLGYHTTHYRRNQIGDHLHFTAPKQDGRKVLLLGHLDTVFPAGTFEQFKEDDSWVYGPGVCDMKGGNWIALNALRNLHQQYGGLHNIDMLLVSDEETGSDDSKHLTAELVKAYDTCLVFEAAGAGNEVVIARKGVATIYLDFTGKAAHAGNHYTDGCDANLAAAQMLIDLTSLTNLELGTTVNVGKMSGGIGANTVSPHAHLVIEFRFTCGSERDRVLAAIDQLLSKPSVEGVSVKMSGGLQRDVMESSPGQQQLLDEIEGLLGYALPVEKRGGVSDANVASSAGVPTLDGFGPFGDGDHTIHERASKASFEQRIREVTTILSGMVMSAQ